AGCGAGGGCAACTATCGATTGCCAACTCAGGCGCGCCGCCTCGTCATTGCCTGAGAGCACCGCGATCACGCCCGCCTCCAGACCAATCTCCGGATTGGACGGGTCCAGCGCTGCAGCCTGCTCGATCTGGCTTTGCGCTGCGATCAGATCCTCTGTCCTGCGCGACAATGTTGCTGAGAGCAGCCATGCACGGGCGCTCCGCGGTGCGAGTGTCCGTGCTTCTGACAGCGCTTCTGCTGCTGCGACAGGATTGTTTTGGCTGACCAAGGCGCGTGCGCGGTCGATCTCAATCTCTGCGCTCAATTGGGTAAATTCTGCTTCAGCCGCATTCGCTTTTGCCTGGTCTAGCACTGATATTGCGCTGTCAAAATTCCCCGCAGTCAGCAATGCATTTGCCGCCATTGCGCCGAGCCGCGCGCGGTATTTGGCATCGACGGCGTCATTGTCATCCCTGGCGGCGATAAAGCTGCGCGCCGCGTCAGCCCATTGGCCTAGATTGGCCTCGGCATAGCCGCGGCATTGCAAGGCCTGCGCGCGGGTCAGTCCAATGGCGCTGTCGAACCACGATTGTGATTCGATCCGCGCGGCGGTGCTGTCTTGTTCGGCGCGGGCCAGGCAGGATTGCAGACGGCCGGTAGCAGGCGCGATACCATTATTGTCTCCAGTACTCTGCTCCGCTCTCTGTCTGCGGCGAAGCTCATCGAGTTCGGGCGGCACAGCGGTAGCAGGCGCAGCGCCCGGATTGGGGCCGACTTGCAGCAAGAGAGCAAGAGTAGCGGATAGCACCAGAATATCTCCGTAGAATCAGACGAGCAGGTTCTGCACCTGACTCAGCAACAGCGTTATGTCACTGCCGCGCGACAGGCGGTGATCGCCATCTTTGATCAGGGTTACCTGTACATCGTCCGAACGAAGCTGTTTCGCGAGCTCTAGACTAATGCGGTGAGGCACGTCCGTGTCACGCTCTCCGTGGAGCAAGCGAACCGGACAATCGATTGCGATTTCGTTACCTAGTAATCGGTTTGTCTGTCCGTCTTTCCAGAATTCGGCATGCATTGGGGTCGGTTCAGGACCATAGGGGTTCTCGTCGAACACCGTTTCGCCCGCCTCCAGTTTAGTCCTATCAGCTTCGGAGCGGCCCCATTCGGTAAAATCGGGTGCCGGGGCGATCCCGGCCATCCCGACGAGACGCGGACCCAAAGCGAGCGCAATCATCAACATCAGCCAACCGCCCATTGAGGAGCCGATCAAAACGACTTGATCAATACCGCGTGCCTCGATCAAGGCGAGCACTTCATCGCGCCATTTGGACAATGTGCCATCGGCAAAGTCGCCGCCGCTTTGGCCGCAGCCCGAATAATCGAGCAGCAGGCAGCCGGCCGACTGTTGCTCTGCCCATTCGAGCAGCGCTGTTGCTTTGCCGCCATCCATATCGGACATGTAGCCGGGCAAGAAAACGAGCGTGGGTTTGTCGTTGATTTGCCCATGGTGACGGAAGGCAATCTGCTCACCATCAGGCATTTGGAAGAATTGAACGCAGGTCATTTGGCGCTCATTCCCGATCACACAGCATGACGCAAGCAGCGATCAATACAATATCGGAAGCTCCATAGGCTCGTCGCATTGTCCAGTGGGGCCGTCATGGCAGCCGCCCAAAAAGGCTACACATAAGAGGATAGCATATCGCATCTGTGATCCCTCCGATCAGCCCCGCTCGAATATTTCTTCGATAGTCATAGCGAAGGTTTCGGCGATGGTGAAGGCCAACGGCAGCGACGGATCATATTTGCCGGTTTCGATCGCGTTCACGCTCTGGCGCGATACTCCGAGCCGGTCGGCCAGTTCCTGCTGACTCCAGTTGCGTTCCGCGCGCAGCACTTTGAGGCGGTTCTTCACACGGCACCCCATGTTCCATATTGTATGCGGTTGGCAATCGCGCCGAGGCCCAGCCCCAGGAACCAAACCACTGCCCACCAATAGGCGTCCACATGGATCACGATTTCGGCGTTTTCGAGAAAGCCCCAAACCGATGCTGCGCTTAGCGCGAAGCCGGTTGCCCAAAGAGATTGGCGGATGGTGAGCATGCGAATGAATTCGTCAGTTTGCTCGACTATCAAACGTCCAATCGCCCAGAAAACACCCGCGATAGCAAGGCCTGGAAGAATAGCGAGAAATGTTCGCAGTTCGAGCGACGGATCATAGTCCTTCGACACAAATGTCATCAGCGCCAGCGTGGCGAGATAGAACGAAGTGAACGTCGCAACGCGCTTGGTATAGCGCCGGTTCACTTCGTTCTTGCCGCCACAGGATGCTTCAGCCCTGCGATTGGCTGCTTTGATGGCCGGAATGATCAGCCACAAAGGCGCGATCATCACGATGAGCGCGGTTGGGCCGTTGATAGCCCCGGTTGCGGCGAGCGCGATTACTGTACCAATCGCCGCGAACATCAGTCCCACATAAAGCATGGGGCCTCTGCGCTGCGGTGTTTGTGCGGTGCCGTTCATTGTGCCGCTCCACATTTTCTGCGGCGTCCCATCCAAGCGGTCGGGAAGAGCGCGAGTAGAGCAAGTGGTGCCCATTGGGCGAATCCTTCGGGAACGATGTCCAACACTGCAAGGATAGCAATTGCAAGCATCGCGGAAGCGAGAAGAAGGGATTTGTATATCTGAGTCATGTCAATGGCCCTTTGCGTTGTGTAAAGGGTCATTTACATACGATTCGTGCAAAGTCAAGCAGCATTGACATAAAGTTTGGCTTGCTTGTCTTGTGGTGCTTATGGGTCTTGGCGCTGTCATATGGCGGGCCTATGCGTTCGGAATGAAAACCGAACTGCCCGTCGCCGCCCGCATTCCTCAACTTGATCGCAGGACGTTGTTCCGCAATGGATTGCTCGGCGCGGGCCTCACCGCAATGCCGGGCGTGACGGGCGCAAAGACGCTGTCCGGCTTCGGCTATGGTGTCGCAAGCGGCGAACCAAGCGCTGATACTGTGTTGCTTTGGACCCGGTTTCAGGCGGCGCAGGACAGTGTCCTCGAATGGGAAGCGTCGCTCAATGCGAATTTTGCGAATGTCGTTGCAGGCGGGACGATTACGGCGCGCGCCGAAAATGACTGGTGCGTGAAACCGGTGGCGAGGGGCTTGCAGCCTGATAGCTGGTATTACTTCCGCTTCGTCGCGCCAGACGGCCAGACATCCCAGATCGGCCGCACACGAACTCTGCCGCAGGGGCCGACATCGCGTTTCCGGCTGGCGGTCGTCGGCTGCTCCAATATCGGGTTCGGCTGGTTCAACGCCTATGCGCATATTGCGGAAGCGGATGATACCGACCTCGTGCTGCACACTGGCGACTACATTTATGAATATGGCCGCGGCGTCTATCCGACCAAAGAGCAGAAACTGCCGGGTCGGATGCGCGGTATAGATAGCGAGATTATTGCGCTGGCCGATTATCGCGCGCGTTATGCGCAATATCGCAGCGATCCCGATTTGCAGCGACTGCATCAATTGTTCCCAATGCTGCATGTGCCCGACGACCATGAAAGCGCGAATGATTCGTACCGCGATGGTGCACAGAACCATCAGCCCGACACAGAAGGGCCATGGGATGCGCGTAAACGCGCTTCCGTTCGTGCCAATCGTGAATGGATGCCTGTCTCCGACGAACCGTGGGCGGCTTACGAGATTGGCGATTTGGCGACGCTTTTCCGGCTGGAAACCCGACTGGAAGGCCGCACCAAACCCTTCGACTTGCGCGAAATCATCGGGCGCGGCGGCAAAGACCCGGGCAAGATTCTCGCCGCGCTCCAGGCGTTTGAGAATGATGAATGGCGCGAGGCATCGCGCACACTGATGGGCGACGTTCAGGAGAGCTGGCTGGCCGATGGGCTGAAGGCCTCCCGCGAAGACGGGAAAGTCTGGCAAATATTGCTCCAGCAAACCGTGATGACGAGTTTGAAGTCCTCGCCCGACATTGCAAACGGCATGACCGACGCGCTGCCGGAATTTATCCGCAACCGGATTTTGGGCGGCGTACTGACCAGCATGGCGGGTCTGCCGTTCAATATGGATGCATGGGATGGTTATCCGGCTGCGCGCGAACGGCTGCTCAAATCGGCGCAGGAGGCTGACGCCAATCTGATTGTGCTTGCGGGTGACAGCCATAATGGCTGGGCATCAGAGCTTGCCAATATGGGCGCGCCTGCCGCAATCGAGTTTGCTGGCCATTCGGTGTCATCGCCCGGTATGGAAGCCTTCCTCACCTGGATAAAGCCGGAGGATATGGCTGCACAATCTGTGCAGACCAACGAGCAGCTCAAATGGGCGAACACCAAGC
This genomic window from Pontixanthobacter aestiaquae contains:
- a CDS encoding tetratricopeptide repeat protein, producing MLSATLALLLQVGPNPGAAPATAVPPELDELRRRQRAEQSTGDNNGIAPATGRLQSCLARAEQDSTAARIESQSWFDSAIGLTRAQALQCRGYAEANLGQWADAARSFIAARDDNDAVDAKYRARLGAMAANALLTAGNFDSAISVLDQAKANAAEAEFTQLSAEIEIDRARALVSQNNPVAAAEALSEARTLAPRSARAWLLSATLSRRTEDLIAAQSQIEQAAALDPSNPEIGLEAGVIAVLSGNDEAARLSWQSIVALAPESSQAVTAKTYLRQLEEPAEKP
- a CDS encoding alpha/beta fold hydrolase, giving the protein MTCVQFFQMPDGEQIAFRHHGQINDKPTLVFLPGYMSDMDGGKATALLEWAEQQSAGCLLLDYSGCGQSGGDFADGTLSKWRDEVLALIEARGIDQVVLIGSSMGGWLMLMIALALGPRLVGMAGIAPAPDFTEWGRSEADRTKLEAGETVFDENPYGPEPTPMHAEFWKDGQTNRLLGNEIAIDCPVRLLHGERDTDVPHRISLELAKQLRSDDVQVTLIKDGDHRLSRGSDITLLLSQVQNLLV
- a CDS encoding helix-turn-helix transcriptional regulator, giving the protein MKNRLKVLRAERNWSQQELADRLGVSRQSVNAIETGKYDPSLPLAFTIAETFAMTIEEIFERG
- a CDS encoding alkaline phosphatase D family protein translates to MGLGAVIWRAYAFGMKTELPVAARIPQLDRRTLFRNGLLGAGLTAMPGVTGAKTLSGFGYGVASGEPSADTVLLWTRFQAAQDSVLEWEASLNANFANVVAGGTITARAENDWCVKPVARGLQPDSWYYFRFVAPDGQTSQIGRTRTLPQGPTSRFRLAVVGCSNIGFGWFNAYAHIAEADDTDLVLHTGDYIYEYGRGVYPTKEQKLPGRMRGIDSEIIALADYRARYAQYRSDPDLQRLHQLFPMLHVPDDHESANDSYRDGAQNHQPDTEGPWDARKRASVRANREWMPVSDEPWAAYEIGDLATLFRLETRLEGRTKPFDLREIIGRGGKDPGKILAALQAFENDEWREASRTLMGDVQESWLADGLKASREDGKVWQILLQQTVMTSLKSSPDIANGMTDALPEFIRNRILGGVLTSMAGLPFNMDAWDGYPAARERLLKSAQEADANLIVLAGDSHNGWASELANMGAPAAIEFAGHSVSSPGMEAFLTWIKPEDMAAQSVQTNEQLKWANTKHRGYMSVELTPTKATSEYRFLETVRAKSTGLAGTQRISSDAGSHALDIG